One window of the Falco biarmicus isolate bFalBia1 chromosome 2, bFalBia1.pri, whole genome shotgun sequence genome contains the following:
- the TSC22D1 gene encoding TSC22 domain family protein 1 isoform X1 yields the protein MAHPAMFPRRGSSSSSGSSCVTAPTAPGTGVGSAALSAEDYQPPLLVQPPPPSPAASSSVGPQPTPPPPQSLNLLSQSQLQPQPLAQSGAQMKKKSGFQITSVTPAQISASMSSNNSIAEDTESYDDLDESHTEDLSSSEILDVSLSRATDLGEPERSSSEETLNNFQEAETPGAVSPNQPHLPQQHAPLPHHPQQSVVINGSVHPHHVHHHHHLHHHHHGHHHPSHPGVGSAPVSGGPPPSPSFRKLSTTGSSDNVISTAPVSAASSTGSPASVVSNIRTTSTPGNLGVSPATGTSTLNNMGGGSSSVASSVLGTINLSNITSTGNVNALSGTSSSVNVNILSGVGNGTSASSSVINNVTNPTAGMAVGSSQQPPASGTSRFRVVKLDSSSEPFKKGRWTCTEFYDKENTVAVSEGVAVNKAVETIKQNPLEVTSERESTSGSSVSSNVSTLSHYTESVGSGEMGAPTVVQQQAFQGVGPQQMDFSSAAPPAIPASSIPQSVSQSQLAQVQLHSQEVNYPQQKPGVQPSAQASLTTVTGVQPAPVNILGVSPSLGHQQPAIQSMAQQPLPYSQPAQPVQTLPVVQQQQLQYGQQQQQQQQTVPTQMAAGHVKPVNQNSVAGAMPDYIQHQQILQPPAPAMQPGSTGVGAGQPVPVAQAQGMQPSVQAHPATAPAQPVAHAPAAIPGVGTSGQMLNVGQQGSVAAVVQPPSAANQIPPPVMPSTAAPPSSQVVQPVQTGIMQQGVQAGASGLAQQMVIAQQNTLLPVQPQAQGVESVVQGMTGQQLPAVSPIPSVPAPSQAGSAVPPGIPSASIGLGQPQNIAQASAVQNGNLAQSVSQPPLISTSIGMPVAQSVPQQIPLSSTQFPTQSLAQSIVSQVEDGRRPTEPSLVGLPQAASGESGVGASAVSDGGSSNMPSSASLFPLKVLPLTTPLVDGEDESSSGASVVAIDNKIEQAMDLVKSHLMYAVREEVEVLKEQIKELIEKNSQLEQENTLLKTLASPEQLAQFQAQLQTGSPPSSSQSQGTTQQPAQPASQGSGPSA from the coding sequence ATGGCGCACCCGGCAATGTTTCCTAGAAGgggcagcagcagtagcagcggcagcagctgcGTTACTGCTCCCACTGCACCAGGTACCGGCGTTGGGAGCGCTGCCCTCTCTGCCGAGGATTATCAGCCGCCTTTGCTGGTCCAGCCGCCGCCTCCATCTCCTGCAGCATCTTCATCAGTGGGTCCACAGCCGACACCCCCTCCTCCACAAAGCCTGAACCTCCTCTCACAGTCTCAGCTCCAGCCGCAGCCTCTTGCACAGAGTGGAgctcaaatgaaaaagaaaagtggctTCCAAATTACCAGTGTGACCCCTGCTCAAATATCAGCGAGTATGAGCTCTAATAACAGCATAGCTGAGGATACAGAAAGCTACGATGACCTGGACGAGTCCCACACTGAAGACCTGTCGTCTTCAGAAATCTTGGATGTTTCTTTATCTAGGGCCACTGACTTGGGAGAACCCGAGAGGAGCTCCTCTGAAGAGACTTTAAATAACTTCCAAGAGGCAGAGACTCCTGGGGCTGTTTCTCCAAACCAGCCtcatcttcctcagcagcaTGCTCCTCTGCCTCATCACCCACAGCAGAGTGTTGTGATCAATGGAAGTGTTCACCCCCATCAtgttcaccaccaccaccatcttcaccaccaccaccatggaCACCATCATCCATCACATCCTGGGGTGGGCAGTGCCCCAGTTTCTGGAGGACCACCACCCAGTCCATCATTTAGAAAACTGTCAACAACTGGAAGCTCTGACAATGTTATATCAACTGCACCAGTTTCTGCTGCATCATCCACTGGTTCCCCGGCATCTGTCGTCTCTAATATCCGCACTACAAGTACTCCTGGCAATTTAGGTGTAAGTCCTGCTACTGGAACTAGTACCTTAAATAATATGGGTGGTGGTAGTTCTAGTGTGGCAAGCAGTGTGCTTGGTACTATAAATTTAAGCAACATCACAAGTACTGGTAATGTAAATGCTTTGTCTGGAACTAGCAGCAGTGTTAATGTGAATATCTTGAGTGGTGTTGGCAATGGTACGAGTGCTTCCTCTAGTGTCATTAACAATGTTACTAATCCAACTGCAGGAATGGCAGTGGGATCAAGCCAGCAGCCGCCTGCATCTGGCACATCAAGGTTTAGGGTTGTAAAATTAGATTCTAGTTCTGAACCTTTCAAAAAAGGTAGATGGACATGCACTGAATTCTATgataaagaaaacactgttgcaGTTTCAGAAGGAGTAGCAGTAAACAAAGCAGTAGAGACGATAAAACAAAACCCGCTTGAAGTGACTTCTGAAAGGGAGAGCACCAGTGGGAGTTCTGTTAGCAGCAATGTAAGCACACTGAGTCACTATACAGAAAGTGTGGGAAGTGGAGAAATGGGAGCACCTACTGTGGTACAGCAGCAAGCGTTTCAAGGTGTGGGTCCGCAGCAGATGGATTTTAGCAGCGCTGCTCCTCCAGCAATTCCAGCATCTAGTATACCACAGAGTGTTTCTCAATCACAGCTTGCACAAGTCCAGCTGCATTCTCAAGAAGTAAACTATCCACAGCAGAAGCCAGGGGTCCAACCTTCTGCACAGGCCAGTCTAACCACTGTTACTGGGGTTCAGCCAGCCCCAGTTAATATACTAGGTGTATCCCCATCTCTGGGCCACCAGCAACCTGCCATTCAAAGTATGGCTCAACAGCCGCTACCATATTCTCAGCCGGCGCAGCCTGTGCAGACTTTGCCAGTTGTGCAGCAACAGCAGTTGCAGTATGgacaacagcaacagcagcagcaacagacaGTTCCTACGCAGATGGCTGCAGGTCATGTTAAGCCGGTGAACCAAAACTCTGTTGCGGGGGCTATGCCAGACTACATTCAACATCAGCAGATCCTTcagcctccagcccctgccatgCAGCCTGGTTCTACTGGAGTAGGAGCAGGGCAGCCGGTTCCCGTTGCCCAGGCACAGGGCATGCAGCCTTCAGTACAAGCACATCCAgccactgccccagcccagcctgttGCACATGCTCCGGCAGCAATACCAGGTGTAGGTACCAGTGGTCAAATGCTGAATGTTGGGCAGCAAGGAAGCGTAGCTGCTGTGGTGCAGCCACCGTCTGCTGCAAACCAAATTCCACCTCCAGTTATGCCGTCAACGGCTGCTCCTCCATCTTCACAAGTAGTGCAGCCTGTGCAGACAGGAATAATGCAGCAGGGAGTACAGGCTGGTGCTTCAGGCCTTGCTCAGCAAATGGTCATTGCTCAGCAAAACACCTTGTTACCTGTACAGCCACAGGCACAAGGAGTGGAATCTGTAGTCCAAGGGATGactggccagcagctgcctgcggTTAGCCCTATACCTTCTGTTCCTGCACCAAGTCAAGCTGGTTCAGCTGTGCCCCCTGGCATACCTTCTGCTTCTATAGGTTTGGGACAGCCACAGAATATAGCACAAGCTTCGGCTGTGCAGAATGGGAATTTGGCTCAAAGTGTTAGTCAGCCTCCCTTGATATCAACAAGTATAGGTATGCCAGTGGCACAGAGTGTGCCACAGCAGATACCGCTAAGCTCTACCCAGTTCCCCACACAATCACTAGCTCAGTCAATTGTAAGCCAAGTTGAAGATGGCAGACGCCCTACGGAACCTTCCCTGGTGGGTTTACCTCAAGCTGCCAGTGGCGAGAGTGGTGTTGGAGCATCAGCTGTTTCAGATGGCGGTAGCAGCAATATGCCATCCTCTGCTTCCCTCTTTCCGCTGAAGGTGCTGCCGTTGACAACACCTCTTGTAGATGGTGAGGATGAGAG
- the LOC130144230 gene encoding uncharacterized protein LOC130144230: protein MAAAHARPAGRHKARLAEADGNRLGSRGGNCRAAPSPGRGKGGVSPRGGAPSWGGGAGRGQGCGYGGRPPPTCPLSSSGPQHDCASHDPPPPPSPSPQLRCRFIQVIHHLLLPPLPRSRIFLPIPSFPPPGESGAASPGGRLPLCMYLRRLAPDPSPRRGSPRVAPLTPRNGRRPAPPRRSSPLSRPGGKAPGAVSPGGDGRPRVLPPRRGPPAGREVRARCGRALRRRDGAGEAGLWRGCGGRGTPPAPEGSDARRRPGQVKSFICIHRRRVRVCGCALCGCACEGVSDERSRGNALLQNRCRSQAFRSD from the coding sequence ATGGCCGCCGCGCATGCGCGCCCCGCTGGCAGACATAAAGCCCGTCTGGCCGAGGCCGACGGAAATAGGCTCGGTTCGCGTGGCGGAAATTGCCGAGCGGCGCCGAgcccggggagggggaagggCGGGGTGTCCCCGCGTGGCGGCGCTCCtagctggggagggggcgccgggcgggggcAAGGCTGCGGCTATGGCGGGCGGCCCCCCCCCACGTGCCCACTCTCTTCTTCGGGCCCGCAGCATGACTGTGCCTCACAtgacccgccgccgcctccctccccctctcctcaGCTCCGCTGCAGATTTATTCAAGTTATTCatcaccttctccttcctcccctccctcgGTCCAGAATATTCCTGCccattccttccttccctccgCCCGGGGAAAGCGGAGCCGCCTCACCCGGGGGCCGCCTTCCCCTTTGTATGTACCTCCGGCGGCTTGCCCCCGACCCCTCCCCGCGGCGGGGGTCGCCGCGGGTGGCTCCCCTCACGCCCCGAAATGGCCGCcgcccagcaccccccaggcGCTCTTCCCCGCTCAGCCGGCCGGGCGGGAAGGCCCCCGGGGCGGTGTCACCGGGCGGTGACGGGAGGCCGCGGGTGCTGCCACCGCGGCGCGGGCCGCCGGCAGGGCGGGAGGTGCGAGCCCGCTGCGGGCGCGCACTGAGGCGGCGAGACGGTGCCGGGGAGGCGGGGCTGTGGCggggctgtggcgggcggggGACGCCGCCGGCGCCCGAGGGGAGCGACGCCCGCAGGCGGCCGGGTCAGGTGAAATCGTTCATCTGCATCCACAGGCggcgtgtgcgtgtgtgtggaTGCGCGTTGTGTGGATGCGCGTGTGAAGGAGTTTCTGATGAGAGGTCGAGAGGAAACGCGCTGCTCCAAAACCGGTGCCGTTCACAAGCATTTCGAAGTGACTGA